The DNA segment CGCACCCATTCTGGTGAGCACGCCGAACCATTGTCTTTCGATAGAATGTCTTAAATTATTTAGCATTTCTTTGTGTTGTTATCAACATTCAAAGGTACTTATTTTTGCTTTAATTTTTTAAAAACAGAGAGGTTTTGCCTGTATTTCTAATTTTAAAAGTAAAGAATCATGGCTGTGGAATAGTTTTAGCTGATAGCTAACATCATCAAGCCATCAAAACACTCACGATATGAAAAAATTAGCAATTTTCCTTCTTCTGATTATATTCTCATGTAATAAACAAGAGTCTGTTTCAACTCAACATTCTCCAGACACAACGCAGGCTATTGATGGCAATTTAGGTGAAGCAGATAGTAACTCAGCCGAAAATGGAGTAGTGCAGGTCCCCACTACTGAAAAAACGGACAGTATATCAAAAATATTCCGTGTGGTTGAGGGAAATAAAATTATAAAAACCATTAATGGAGATATGATTCCTCTAAGTATTTATGATGAATTTACCTCGCCGGATGAACAACTGATCATTAAAATCAAAAATTTTCAAGGCAAAGAGATTTCCGGAACTATCAATCCAGAAAGTTCAAAAATGAACATTCGTTTTAACCAAATTAAAATGGCAAATGGGGAATATGATGGACCTTTCGGTCGAGAGCTTTCTTACTTCATCAAAGAAAATGGGGAGATCTGGCTCATTATTGCAAAAAGTAATATGGCCTCAGGGGAGGCAACGGGAAAGTTTACAGTAAGTCTCAGATAAAATCCTTGCATAAAATTGTAATAAGCTAAAATTGAAAACCATCTCGACCTCGAGATGGTTTCTGTTTTTATTATTTCGGATCCTAATTTACCGGTGCTACAAATTTTGCTAAAGATCGTTCTCCTTTCAGCAAAACTAAATGATTTCCGTCGATCTGGAAGCGATCTGCCGTACTTAATACTTTACTAAGTTCTTTCTCCATGGTCATATCTTGACAAGCCATCAACGTGCTCATTCCTACTCCTAGATTTAGACGATTGTTAGACTCAGTAGCAAAAGTTCCCGACATGGTATTACAACCACCGTTGGCAGAATACCGATTGTCAGTATCGGAGAATTGAATGTAGGCCTCTTTTTGCATGCTTTGGCTCGTGCTTGATTTTCCATCTAATTCAATCAATTTCCATTTTCTGTGCAGAATGCTATAATTATCTTTCGACAGAACATATTTTGAAGCCAATGCGCCCGTCATTTTTTTACCTTCTTGGTCCAGTTGCGTCAAAGTATTTTCTCCCACAAAATAACTGGTTACATCGTTTGCTGATTTTAAACTCACTGTATTTCCTTCTTCATTCCAGGTAAAATTCCCACTCGTTTCAAATGGTTTAACGTCTCTTCCTAAATATTCATATACTGTTTTAAAAGTATTGTTTCTCATCAGATAAACCGTAGCCTTTATTCCTTCACAATCTGCACAGGGAATTGTCCCACGATATATTCCATCATAGTCTAATGAATTTTGTGCGGTATGTGCCGGATCGGGAATGGGTGATACTTCCGTATTTTGAACTTTACAA comes from the Chryseobacterium sp. SNU WT5 genome and includes:
- a CDS encoding copper resistance protein NlpE N-terminal domain-containing protein; the protein is MKNKILKRLTSIPVATLFLLFVLYSCKVQNTEVSPIPDPAHTAQNSLDYDGIYRGTIPCADCEGIKATVYLMRNNTFKTVYEYLGRDVKPFETSGNFTWNEEGNTVSLKSANDVTSYFVGENTLTQLDQEGKKMTGALASKYVLSKDNYSILHRKWKLIELDGKSSTSQSMQKEAYIQFSDTDNRYSANGGCNTMSGTFATESNNRLNLGVGMSTLMACQDMTMEKELSKVLSTADRFQIDGNHLVLLKGERSLAKFVAPVN